Proteins encoded together in one Coffea arabica cultivar ET-39 chromosome 2c, Coffea Arabica ET-39 HiFi, whole genome shotgun sequence window:
- the LOC140035361 gene encoding AP2-like ethylene-responsive transcription factor At1g79700 isoform X1 yields the protein MKRPHSSCSPSSSCIELKKSRTTKHASSSSRAKRDKKKSQISADASSSPIAARRSSIYRGVTRHRWTGRFEAHLWDKTTWNAIQTKKGRQRAYDNEEAAARTYDLAALKYWGPGTILNFPLENYSEELEEMEKLTKEEYLTTLRRRSSGFSRGVSKYRGVARHHHNGRWEARIGRVFGNKYLYLGTYGTQEEAAMAYDLAALEYRGSSAVTNFDISRYADKLKTLQKMHTENPESSTEKQVDEQEDHEEQVQEEKLVAELNVPNIATTKSESQDNLGQHLQQKKPVAEPTVSNVAATEPEQIVMMDPADEHEDHWNLCLDTALNSLPVSDITFEKTAELPNLFTDAGFEASIDFIFDAPFDIDEFIEEDAAGSPAFEIDVDSFLRGEEKEPEATTSPSQSSSSTITSVGSNI from the exons atgaagaggcCTCATTCTTCATGCTCACCTTCCTCTTCATGCATTGAGCTCAAAAAATCTAGGACTACCAAACATGCTTCTTCCTCCTCCAGAGCCAAGAGGGACAAGAAGAAATCCCAGATCAGTGCTGATGCTTCTTCCTCCCCCATTGCTGCAAGAAGAAGCTCCATTTACAGAGGAGTCACCAG GCACAGatggaccggccggttcgaagCCCATCTCTGGGACAAAACTACTTGGAATGCCATTCAAACCAAGAAAGGACGACaaa GGGCTTATGATAATGAGGAGGCTGCTGCCCGTACTTATGATCTTGCGGCCCTCAAGTACTGGGGACCTGGAACCATACTGAATTTTCCG CTTGAAAATTATTCGGAAGagcttgaagaaatggagaaattaACTAAGGAGGAATATTTAACCACACTAAGGAGGAGGAGCAGTGGATTTTCTAGAGGTGTTTCCAAGTACCGCGGAGTTGCTAG GCATCATCATAACGGTCGATGGGAGGCGCGAATTGGACGTGTCTTTGGGAACAAATATCTGTACTTGGGAACTTACG GCACTCAAGAGGAAGCAGCTATGGCATATGACTTGGCAGCCTTAGAGTACAGAGGCTCTAGTGCAGTAACCAACTTTGATATAAGTAGATATGCTGACAAGCTGAAGACACTCCAGAAAATGCATACAGAAAATCCTGAATCCTCCACTGAAAAACAAGTGGATGAACAGGAAGACCATGAAGAACAAGTACAAGAGGAAAAACTTGTGGCTGAGCTAAACGTTCCAAATATAGCTACTACTAAGTCTGAGTCACAAGACAACCTTGGACAACATTTGCAACAGAAAAAACCTGTGGCTGAACCAACAGTTTCAAACGTAGCTGCTACTGAGCCAGAACAAATTGTCATGATGGACCCTGCTGATGAGCATGAGGATCATTGGAACCTATGCTTGGATACTGCACTCAATTCACTTCCAGTTTCGGACATAACCTTCGAGAAAACTGCAGAATTACCAAACTTGTTCACTGATGCAGGGTTTGAGGCTAGcattgactttatttttgatgCTCCATTTGATATAGATGAGTTTATTGAGGAAGATGCAGCAGGCAGCCCAGCATTTGAAATTGACGTCGATTCATTCCTAAGGGGGGAGGAGAAAGAGCCAGAAGCAACCACTTCTCCTTctcaatcatcatcatcaacaaTCACATCTGTTGGTAGCAACATCTAA
- the LOC140035361 gene encoding ethylene-responsive transcription factor WRI1-like isoform X2: MEKLTKEEYLTTLRRRSSGFSRGVSKYRGVARHHHNGRWEARIGRVFGNKYLYLGTYGTQEEAAMAYDLAALEYRGSSAVTNFDISRYADKLKTLQKMHTENPESSTEKQVDEQEDHEEQVQEEKLVAELNVPNIATTKSESQDNLGQHLQQKKPVAEPTVSNVAATEPEQIVMMDPADEHEDHWNLCLDTALNSLPVSDITFEKTAELPNLFTDAGFEASIDFIFDAPFDIDEFIEEDAAGSPAFEIDVDSFLRGEEKEPEATTSPSQSSSSTITSVGSNI, translated from the exons atggagaaattaACTAAGGAGGAATATTTAACCACACTAAGGAGGAGGAGCAGTGGATTTTCTAGAGGTGTTTCCAAGTACCGCGGAGTTGCTAG GCATCATCATAACGGTCGATGGGAGGCGCGAATTGGACGTGTCTTTGGGAACAAATATCTGTACTTGGGAACTTACG GCACTCAAGAGGAAGCAGCTATGGCATATGACTTGGCAGCCTTAGAGTACAGAGGCTCTAGTGCAGTAACCAACTTTGATATAAGTAGATATGCTGACAAGCTGAAGACACTCCAGAAAATGCATACAGAAAATCCTGAATCCTCCACTGAAAAACAAGTGGATGAACAGGAAGACCATGAAGAACAAGTACAAGAGGAAAAACTTGTGGCTGAGCTAAACGTTCCAAATATAGCTACTACTAAGTCTGAGTCACAAGACAACCTTGGACAACATTTGCAACAGAAAAAACCTGTGGCTGAACCAACAGTTTCAAACGTAGCTGCTACTGAGCCAGAACAAATTGTCATGATGGACCCTGCTGATGAGCATGAGGATCATTGGAACCTATGCTTGGATACTGCACTCAATTCACTTCCAGTTTCGGACATAACCTTCGAGAAAACTGCAGAATTACCAAACTTGTTCACTGATGCAGGGTTTGAGGCTAGcattgactttatttttgatgCTCCATTTGATATAGATGAGTTTATTGAGGAAGATGCAGCAGGCAGCCCAGCATTTGAAATTGACGTCGATTCATTCCTAAGGGGGGAGGAGAAAGAGCCAGAAGCAACCACTTCTCCTTctcaatcatcatcatcaacaaTCACATCTGTTGGTAGCAACATCTAA